A genomic stretch from Pseudomonas sp. MUP55 includes:
- the pabC gene encoding aminodeoxychorismate lyase → MQSWVDGQPADSVPLKDRGLAYGDGVFETIAVKAGQPLLLDRHLQRLQEGCRRLALAGDHALVRSEVLAYAAALGDGVLKLILTRGDSQRGYGINPDAAVRRILQGSSPAAYPESHGADGIRLFACATRLAEQPLLAGLKHLNRLEQVIARAEWRDAEHAEGLMLDMSGRVIEGVFSNLFLVRNGLLLTADLTRCGVAGVMRAEILAQAKALSIPLAVADISLEQLQQADEVFVCNSVYGIWPVREYAGMSWSVGPLTRKLQGIVRALLDI, encoded by the coding sequence ATGCAGAGCTGGGTCGACGGTCAGCCAGCGGACAGCGTGCCCCTGAAAGATCGCGGCCTGGCGTACGGCGATGGTGTGTTTGAAACCATCGCGGTCAAGGCTGGGCAGCCACTGCTGCTTGACCGACACCTGCAGCGCCTGCAGGAAGGCTGCAGGCGCCTCGCACTGGCGGGGGATCACGCTCTGGTGCGTAGCGAGGTGCTCGCCTATGCCGCCGCCCTTGGCGATGGCGTGCTCAAGTTGATCCTGACCCGTGGCGACAGCCAGCGGGGTTATGGCATCAACCCTGATGCCGCTGTACGCCGTATCTTGCAGGGCAGTTCGCCTGCCGCTTATCCCGAATCCCATGGCGCCGACGGCATCCGCCTGTTCGCGTGCGCCACGCGCTTGGCCGAACAACCGCTGCTGGCCGGGCTCAAACACCTCAACCGCCTTGAACAGGTGATTGCCCGCGCCGAATGGCGTGATGCCGAGCATGCCGAAGGCTTGATGCTGGATATGTCCGGTCGCGTCATCGAAGGTGTGTTCAGCAACCTGTTCCTGGTGCGCAATGGCTTGTTACTAACCGCTGATCTGACGCGTTGCGGCGTTGCCGGCGTGATGCGCGCCGAGATTCTCGCTCAGGCAAAAGCCCTGAGCATCCCGCTGGCCGTGGCCGACATCAGCCTTGAGCAATTGCAGCAAGCCGATGAAGTCTTTGTGTGCAACAGCGTTTATGGCATCTGGCCGGTACGCGAGTACGCCGGGATGAGCTGGTCGGTTGGGCCGCTCACCCGTAAACTGCAGGGTATTGTTCGCGCGCTATTGGATATTTGA
- the fabF gene encoding beta-ketoacyl-ACP synthase II yields the protein MSRRRVVVTGMGMLSPLGTDVPSSWQGILAGHSGIGLIEHTDLSAYSTRFGGSVKGFNVEEYLSVKESRKLDLFIQYGLAAGFQAVRNAGLEVTDANRDRIGVAMGSGIGGLTNIEETSRTLHDSGPRRISPFFVPGSIINMISGFLSIHLGAQGPNYAIATACTTGTHCIGMAARNIAYDEADVMIAGGAEMAACGLGMGGFGASRALSTRNDEPTRASRPWDKGRDGFVLSDGAGALVLEELEHAKARGATIYAELIGFGMSGDAYHMTSPPSDGAGAARCITNALRDAKVNADQVQYINAHGTSTPTGDLAEAEAIKSVFGEHAYKLAVSSTKSMTGHLLGAAGAVEAIFSVMAIKDQVAPPTINLDEPDEGCDLNFVPHEAQPMPIDVVISNSFGFGGTNGSLVFRRFAE from the coding sequence GTGTCGCGTAGACGCGTCGTAGTCACCGGTATGGGTATGTTGTCGCCACTGGGCACGGATGTGCCAAGCAGTTGGCAGGGCATTCTGGCTGGCCACAGTGGTATTGGTCTGATCGAACACACGGACCTTTCTGCCTATTCCACCCGTTTTGGCGGCTCGGTAAAGGGTTTCAATGTCGAGGAATATCTCTCGGTCAAGGAATCCCGCAAGCTCGACCTGTTCATTCAGTACGGCCTGGCAGCCGGTTTTCAGGCGGTGCGTAACGCCGGCCTGGAAGTGACCGACGCCAACCGTGACCGTATTGGCGTGGCCATGGGTTCGGGTATTGGTGGTCTGACCAATATCGAAGAAACCAGCCGCACGCTGCACGATTCCGGCCCCCGTCGAATTTCACCGTTCTTCGTGCCGGGCTCGATCATCAACATGATTTCCGGTTTCCTGTCCATCCACTTGGGCGCACAGGGGCCTAACTACGCCATCGCAACGGCGTGCACCACGGGCACCCACTGCATCGGCATGGCGGCGCGCAACATCGCCTACGATGAAGCCGACGTGATGATCGCCGGTGGCGCCGAGATGGCCGCCTGCGGCCTGGGTATGGGCGGCTTCGGCGCGTCCCGTGCGCTGTCGACTCGCAACGACGAGCCGACCCGCGCCAGTCGTCCCTGGGACAAGGGCCGTGACGGTTTCGTGCTGTCCGACGGCGCCGGCGCCTTGGTACTGGAAGAGCTGGAGCATGCCAAGGCGCGTGGCGCCACCATCTATGCCGAGCTGATCGGCTTTGGCATGAGCGGCGACGCCTACCACATGACCTCGCCGCCGTCCGACGGTGCCGGTGCTGCACGTTGCATCACCAACGCCCTGCGCGATGCGAAGGTCAACGCCGACCAGGTGCAGTACATCAACGCCCATGGCACTTCGACGCCGACCGGCGACCTGGCGGAAGCCGAGGCCATCAAATCGGTATTCGGCGAGCACGCCTATAAGCTGGCGGTCAGCTCCACCAAGTCCATGACCGGCCATCTGCTGGGTGCGGCGGGCGCGGTCGAGGCGATCTTCAGCGTGATGGCCATCAAGGACCAGGTCGCTCCGCCGACCATCAACCTCGATGAGCCGGACGAAGGCTGCGACCTGAACTTCGTGCCGCACGAAGCGCAACCGATGCCGATCGACGTGGTGATCTCCAACTCGTTCGGTTTTGGTGGCACCAACGGCTCGCTGGTGTTCCGCCGGTTCGCCGAGTGA
- a CDS encoding S49 family peptidase has protein sequence MSDEWKAPEKADSGDDKSWKLLEKTLLASVQEQRRSRRWGIFFKLLTFVYLLGMLALFSPLMDVEKSATRGSHYTALIEVRGVIADKEPASADNIVSSLRAAFEDSKVKAVILRINSPGGSPVQSGYVYDEIRRLRALHPDTRLYAVISDLGASGAYYIASAADQIYADKASLVGSIGVTAAGYGFVGTMEKLGVERRTYTSGEHKAFLDPFQPQKADETQFWQSVLDTTHRQFIASVKQGRGDRLKDKEHPELFSGLVWSGEQALPLGLIDGLGSASSVARDVVGEKELVDFTVEESPFDRFSKKLGASVAEKLALYMGFQGPSLR, from the coding sequence ATGAGTGACGAGTGGAAAGCGCCTGAAAAGGCCGACAGCGGCGACGACAAGAGTTGGAAGTTGCTGGAAAAGACCTTGCTGGCCAGCGTGCAGGAGCAGCGTCGCTCGCGGCGTTGGGGGATTTTCTTCAAGCTGCTGACCTTTGTTTACCTGCTGGGCATGCTGGCGTTGTTCAGCCCGCTGATGGACGTGGAAAAAAGCGCCACCCGTGGCAGCCACTACACCGCCCTGATCGAAGTGCGTGGGGTGATTGCCGACAAGGAGCCCGCCAGTGCCGACAATATCGTCAGCAGCTTGCGTGCCGCGTTCGAGGATTCCAAGGTCAAGGCGGTGATCCTGCGCATCAATAGCCCGGGCGGCAGTCCGGTGCAGTCTGGTTATGTGTATGACGAGATTCGCCGTCTGCGCGCCCTGCATCCCGATACCAGGCTTTATGCGGTGATTTCGGACCTGGGGGCTTCGGGTGCCTATTACATCGCCAGCGCTGCTGACCAGATCTACGCGGACAAGGCCAGCCTGGTGGGTTCCATTGGCGTGACGGCGGCCGGCTACGGCTTTGTCGGTACCATGGAGAAGCTGGGTGTGGAGCGTCGCACCTACACGTCGGGCGAGCATAAGGCATTCCTCGACCCGTTCCAGCCGCAAAAGGCAGATGAAACCCAGTTCTGGCAGAGCGTGCTTGACACTACCCATCGACAGTTCATTGCCAGCGTCAAGCAGGGGCGTGGTGATCGGTTGAAAGACAAGGAGCATCCGGAGCTGTTCTCCGGGCTCGTGTGGTCGGGCGAGCAGGCATTGCCGCTGGGCCTGATCGACGGCCTGGGCAGTGCCAGCTCGGTGGCGCGGGACGTGGTCGGCGAGAAGGAGCTGGTAGACTTCACCGTCGAAGAGTCGCCGTTTGACCGCTTCTCCAAGAAGCTCGGTGCCAGCGTGGCGGAGAAACTGGCCTTGTATATGGGCTTCCAGGGCCCGAGCCTGCGCTGA
- the rpmF gene encoding 50S ribosomal protein L32, which produces MAVQQNKKSRSARDMRRSHDALEASTLSVEKTTGEVHLRHHVSPEGVYRGRKVIDKGADE; this is translated from the coding sequence ATGGCTGTTCAGCAGAACAAAAAATCCCGCTCCGCCCGTGACATGCGCCGTTCGCACGACGCTCTCGAGGCAAGCACCCTGTCTGTGGAAAAGACCACCGGTGAAGTTCACCTGCGTCACCACGTATCGCCAGAAGGCGTATACCGTGGCCGTAAAGTGATCGACAAGGGCGCTGACGAGTAA
- the plsX gene encoding phosphate acyltransferase PlsX, whose translation MSAQVIAIDAMGGDFGPRSIVQACIASLSATPSLHLTLVGQASLLEELIASHPAVDRARLTVTAASETITMDEKPAAALRGKPDSSMRVALELLRDGKAQACVSAGNTGALMALSRHVLKTLPGIDRPAMVAAIPTQKGYCQLLDLGANVDCSAEHLLQFAVMGSVAAEALGVVRPRVALLNIGTEDIKGNQQVKLAATLLQGAPGLNYIGFVEGDGLYRGEADVVVCDGFVGNILLKSSEGLATMIATRIEALFKQNLASRLVGALALPLMRRLQADLAPARHNGASFLGLQGIVVKSHGSAGVEGFQSAIARALIEIQENLPQRLHGRLEDLLP comes from the coding sequence TTGTCTGCTCAAGTCATCGCGATTGACGCAATGGGCGGGGACTTCGGTCCCCGCAGCATTGTTCAGGCCTGCATTGCCAGCCTGTCTGCAACGCCCTCTCTGCACCTGACCCTCGTCGGTCAAGCCTCCCTTCTTGAAGAACTGATTGCCAGCCATCCGGCGGTGGATCGCGCGCGCCTGACTGTTACAGCGGCCAGCGAAACCATCACCATGGATGAAAAGCCGGCGGCGGCCCTACGCGGCAAGCCCGACTCGTCCATGCGCGTGGCGTTGGAGTTGCTGCGCGACGGCAAGGCGCAGGCCTGTGTCAGTGCAGGCAATACTGGCGCTCTGATGGCCTTGTCGCGGCATGTGCTCAAGACGCTGCCGGGCATCGATCGGCCCGCCATGGTGGCCGCGATTCCGACGCAAAAAGGCTATTGCCAGTTGCTGGACCTGGGGGCAAACGTCGATTGCAGTGCCGAGCACCTGTTGCAGTTCGCTGTGATGGGGTCGGTGGCTGCCGAAGCGCTCGGCGTGGTCCGCCCGCGGGTGGCGCTGCTGAACATTGGCACCGAAGACATCAAGGGCAATCAGCAGGTCAAGCTGGCGGCCACCTTGCTGCAAGGCGCGCCGGGCTTGAACTACATCGGCTTTGTCGAAGGTGACGGCCTGTACCGTGGCGAAGCGGATGTCGTGGTGTGCGACGGATTCGTCGGCAATATCCTGCTCAAATCCAGCGAAGGCTTGGCGACCATGATTGCCACGCGCATCGAAGCCTTATTCAAACAGAACCTGGCGTCGCGTCTGGTCGGCGCCCTGGCGCTGCCGTTGATGCGCCGCCTGCAGGCTGACCTGGCTCCGGCACGGCATAATGGTGCGAGTTTTCTGGGTTTGCAGGGCATTGTGGTAAAAAGCCATGGCTCGGCGGGTGTGGAAGGCTTCCAAAGCGCGATTGCGCGGGCCCTGATCGAGATCCAAGAAAACCTGCCGCAGCGCTTGCACGGTCGCCTGGAGGACCTGTTGCCTTAG
- the fabG gene encoding 3-oxoacyl-ACP reductase FabG — protein MSLQGKVALVTGASRGIGQAIALELGRQGAVVIGTATSASGAERIAATLKENGVQGTGLELNVTSDESVAAVLAEITARFGAPAILVNNAGITRDNLMMRMKDDEWYDVVDTNLNSLFRLSKGVLRGMTKARWGRIINIGSVVGAMGNAGQVNYASAKAGLEGFSRALAREVGSRSITVNSVAPGFIDTDMTRELPPAQREALLTQIPLGRLGQAQEIANVVTFLASDGAAYVTGATIPVNGGMYMS, from the coding sequence ATGAGTCTGCAAGGTAAAGTTGCACTGGTTACCGGCGCAAGCCGTGGCATTGGTCAGGCCATCGCCCTGGAGCTGGGCCGTCAGGGCGCCGTCGTGATCGGCACCGCCACTTCTGCCTCGGGTGCCGAGCGTATCGCCGCGACCCTGAAGGAAAACGGCGTGCAGGGCACAGGCCTTGAGCTGAATGTGACCAGTGATGAATCCGTGGCGGCCGTGCTGGCCGAGATCACCGCTCGGTTCGGCGCGCCGGCGATTCTGGTGAACAATGCTGGTATCACCCGCGATAACCTGATGATGCGCATGAAAGACGACGAATGGTACGACGTGGTCGATACCAACCTGAACAGTCTGTTTCGCCTGTCCAAGGGTGTTTTGCGTGGCATGACCAAGGCCCGTTGGGGTCGAATTATCAATATTGGCTCCGTAGTGGGTGCCATGGGCAACGCAGGCCAAGTAAACTACGCTTCGGCCAAGGCCGGTTTGGAAGGTTTCAGCCGTGCGCTGGCGCGTGAAGTCGGTTCGCGGTCGATTACGGTAAACTCGGTGGCCCCAGGGTTCATCGACACCGATATGACCCGCGAACTGCCGCCAGCGCAGCGTGAAGCCTTGCTGACGCAGATTCCGCTAGGCCGTCTGGGTCAGGCTCAAGAGATCGCGAACGTGGTCACTTTCCTGGCATCCGACGGTGCGGCATACGTGACTGGGGCTACAATCCCAGTGAACGGCGGGATGTACATGAGTTAA
- a CDS encoding nucleoside triphosphate pyrophosphatase: MLPLLLASSSVYRRQLLSRLHLPFTCSSPDIDESHRADESAVALVKRLAEQKARALAGSHPGHLIIGSDQVAALEGRIIGKPHTFENARAQLLAASGKRVSFLTGLALLNSQTGHCQVDCVPFTVHMRELDAERIERYLRTEQPYDCAGSFKAEGLGVSLFQSTEGPDATSLVGLPLIRLVDMLLTEGVHIP; the protein is encoded by the coding sequence ATGCTGCCTTTATTACTCGCATCCAGCTCGGTTTATCGCCGGCAATTGTTGAGCCGCCTGCATCTGCCATTCACCTGCAGCTCGCCGGATATCGACGAAAGTCACCGTGCGGATGAATCTGCCGTGGCGCTGGTCAAGCGCCTGGCAGAACAGAAAGCCCGCGCACTTGCCGGCAGCCATCCAGGGCATTTGATCATCGGCTCCGACCAGGTCGCGGCACTCGAGGGCCGGATCATCGGCAAACCCCACACTTTCGAGAACGCCCGCGCGCAACTGCTGGCGGCCAGTGGCAAGCGGGTCAGCTTCCTCACCGGCCTGGCACTGCTCAATAGCCAGACCGGCCACTGCCAGGTCGACTGCGTACCCTTTACCGTGCACATGCGCGAGCTGGATGCAGAACGCATCGAGCGCTACCTGCGCACCGAGCAGCCGTACGACTGCGCCGGCAGCTTCAAGGCCGAGGGGTTGGGCGTAAGCCTGTTCCAGAGCACCGAAGGGCCGGATGCCACCAGCCTTGTGGGCCTGCCGCTGATCCGCCTGGTGGATATGCTGCTGACGGAAGGTGTGCATATCCCCTAG
- the fabD gene encoding ACP S-malonyltransferase has translation MSTSLAFVFPGQGSQSLGMLAELGAQYPLVLDTFKEASDALGYDLWALTQQGPEEQLNQTDKTQPAILTASIALWRLWLAEGGARPAFVAGHSLGEYSALVAAGSLTLGEAVKLVERRGQLMQEAVPAGQGGMAAILGLDDNVVIQACAEAAQGEVVSAVNFNSPGQVVIAGAKAAVERAIEGCKARGAKRALPLPVSVPSHCELMRPAAERFAESIAAINWQAPKIPLVQNVSAAVAPDLDTLKRDLLEQLYKPVRWVESVQTLAANGATELVECGPGKVLAGLNKRCADGVSTANLNTPEAFAAARAALA, from the coding sequence ATGTCTACATCCCTCGCATTCGTCTTTCCAGGGCAGGGTTCGCAGTCCCTCGGCATGTTGGCCGAGCTGGGCGCGCAATACCCGCTGGTCCTGGATACCTTCAAGGAAGCTTCCGATGCCCTGGGTTACGACCTGTGGGCCTTGACCCAGCAGGGGCCGGAAGAGCAACTCAATCAAACCGACAAAACCCAGCCCGCCATTCTGACCGCCTCGATCGCCCTGTGGCGCTTGTGGCTGGCTGAAGGCGGCGCGCGCCCGGCATTCGTCGCCGGTCACAGCCTGGGCGAATACAGCGCACTGGTCGCCGCGGGCAGCCTGACCCTCGGTGAAGCGGTCAAGCTGGTCGAGCGCCGTGGTCAGTTGATGCAGGAGGCCGTTCCGGCCGGGCAGGGCGGTATGGCTGCCATTCTGGGTCTGGACGATAACGTGGTGATCCAAGCGTGCGCCGAAGCGGCACAGGGCGAAGTGGTCAGCGCTGTGAACTTCAACTCACCGGGCCAAGTGGTCATCGCCGGCGCCAAGGCGGCGGTCGAGCGTGCCATTGAAGGCTGCAAGGCACGTGGTGCCAAGCGTGCGCTGCCGTTGCCGGTGAGCGTGCCGTCGCACTGCGAACTGATGCGTCCGGCCGCCGAGCGTTTTGCCGAGTCTATCGCTGCCATCAACTGGCAGGCGCCGAAGATCCCGCTGGTGCAGAACGTCAGCGCGGCGGTTGCCCCTGACCTGGACACCCTCAAGCGCGACCTGCTGGAGCAGCTCTACAAGCCGGTACGTTGGGTTGAATCGGTGCAGACTCTGGCCGCCAACGGCGCCACCGAGCTGGTCGAGTGCGGTCCGGGCAAAGTCTTGGCCGGCCTGAACAAGCGCTGCGCCGATGGCGTGTCGACCGCCAACCTCAATACCCCTGAAGCCTTCGCTGCCGCTCGCGCGGCACTGGCCTGA
- the mltG gene encoding endolytic transglycosylase MltG, which yields MIRKLVVLLLIGLFSAVLVLGFSAWKYNAALKQPLHLTQEQLLDVPAGATPTGTFNRLEADGVLDGAFWLRLYWRFNLEGQPLHSGEYRMTPGMTAEGLIGLWQRGEVVQYSLTLVEGWNFRQVRSALAKHEKIVQSLAGLSDSEVMDKLGHPGVFPEGRFFPDTYRFVRGMTDVEFLKKAYNRLDDVLAQEWSKRAADAPYTEPYQALIMASLVEKETGVPEERGQIAGVFVRRLKLGMMLQTDPTVIYGLGERYNGKLTRAHLKEANPYNTYMIAGLPPTPIAMVGREAIHAALNPVPGSSLYFVARGDGSHIFSDDLDAHNAAVREFQLKRRADYRSSPAPSAKPLEGTVPPVDVPAESTPDTSAPQSPQ from the coding sequence TTGATACGAAAACTGGTTGTACTGCTGCTGATCGGTCTGTTCTCGGCGGTTTTGGTGTTGGGCTTTTCTGCCTGGAAATACAACGCTGCCTTGAAACAGCCGTTGCATCTGACCCAGGAGCAATTGCTCGATGTGCCGGCAGGGGCAACGCCCACTGGCACCTTCAATCGCCTGGAAGCTGATGGCGTGCTCGACGGTGCCTTCTGGCTGCGTCTGTACTGGCGCTTCAACCTTGAGGGCCAGCCGTTGCACAGCGGCGAATATCGCATGACCCCTGGCATGACCGCCGAAGGCCTGATCGGCCTATGGCAGCGTGGGGAAGTGGTGCAATACAGCCTGACCCTGGTGGAAGGGTGGAATTTTCGTCAGGTGCGCTCGGCCCTGGCCAAGCATGAAAAGATCGTGCAAAGCCTCGCGGGCCTCAGCGACAGCGAAGTGATGGACAAGCTCGGTCATCCTGGTGTGTTCCCTGAAGGGCGGTTCTTTCCCGACACCTACCGCTTTGTGCGGGGCATGACCGATGTCGAATTCCTGAAGAAAGCCTACAACCGTCTTGATGACGTGCTGGCCCAGGAGTGGAGCAAACGCGCCGCTGATGCGCCTTACACCGAACCTTATCAAGCCCTGATCATGGCCTCCCTGGTGGAAAAGGAAACCGGTGTACCCGAAGAGCGCGGGCAAATTGCCGGCGTGTTTGTGCGTCGCCTGAAGCTGGGCATGATGCTGCAGACCGATCCCACGGTGATCTATGGCCTGGGTGAGCGCTACAACGGCAAGTTGACCCGTGCCCACCTCAAAGAGGCCAATCCTTACAACACCTACATGATCGCCGGCCTGCCGCCGACCCCCATCGCCATGGTCGGCCGCGAGGCGATTCATGCCGCGCTGAACCCGGTGCCGGGCAGCAGCCTGTATTTCGTTGCGCGTGGCGACGGCAGCCATATTTTCTCGGACGACCTGGATGCGCATAATGCCGCCGTGCGTGAATTCCAGCTCAAGCGTCGCGCCGATTACCGCTCCAGCCCGGCGCCGTCAGCCAAGCCGCTGGAAGGCACGGTGCCACCTGTTGACGTACCGGCAGAGTCCACGCCGGACACCAGCGCCCCGCAAAGCCCGCAATGA
- a CDS encoding DNA polymerase III subunit delta' — MAEAYPWQAGLWQQLAGRAQHAHAYLLHGPIGIGKRALAERLMASLLCQRPVNLEACGECKSCLLLKAGSHPDNYLLEPEEADKAIKVDQVRDLVSFVVQTAQMGGRKVVLIEPVEAMNINAANALLKSLEEPSGDTVLLLVSHQSSRLLPTIRSRCVQQACPLPSEAMSLEWLAQALPECSQEERVELLTLAAGSPLAAVKLQAQGVREQRALVVEGVKKLIKQETSATQLAETAWKDIPLLLLFDWFCDWSSLILRYQLTQDEHGLGLPDMRKVVQYLAQKSAQDKVLTLQDWILAQRQKVLGKANLNRVLLLEALLVQWVGLLGRR; from the coding sequence GTGGCTGAAGCCTATCCGTGGCAGGCCGGCCTCTGGCAGCAACTGGCCGGCCGTGCCCAGCACGCCCACGCCTATTTGCTGCATGGCCCGATAGGCATTGGCAAACGCGCCCTGGCCGAGCGCTTGATGGCCAGCTTGCTGTGCCAGCGCCCGGTCAATCTGGAGGCCTGCGGTGAATGCAAATCCTGCCTGCTGCTGAAAGCTGGCAGCCACCCCGACAACTATCTGCTGGAACCTGAAGAAGCAGACAAGGCGATCAAGGTCGACCAGGTACGCGACCTCGTCAGCTTCGTGGTGCAGACCGCGCAAATGGGCGGGCGCAAAGTGGTGCTGATCGAGCCGGTGGAGGCGATGAACATCAACGCGGCCAACGCCCTGCTCAAAAGTCTTGAAGAGCCGTCCGGCGACACCGTGCTGTTGCTGGTGAGCCATCAATCCAGCCGTTTGCTGCCGACCATTCGCAGCCGTTGCGTGCAGCAGGCGTGCCCGCTGCCGAGCGAGGCCATGAGCCTTGAGTGGCTGGCGCAGGCGCTGCCGGAGTGCAGCCAGGAAGAACGGGTTGAATTGTTGACCCTGGCGGCCGGCTCTCCGCTGGCGGCGGTGAAGCTGCAGGCCCAAGGCGTGCGTGAGCAGCGCGCGCTGGTGGTCGAGGGCGTAAAAAAGCTCATCAAACAGGAAACGTCCGCCACCCAGCTGGCTGAAACCGCCTGGAAAGACATTCCCCTGTTGCTGCTGTTCGACTGGTTCTGCGACTGGTCCAGCCTGATCCTGCGCTACCAGTTGACCCAGGACGAACACGGCCTGGGCCTGCCGGACATGCGCAAAGTGGTGCAGTACCTGGCGCAGAAAAGCGCCCAGGACAAGGTGCTGACCCTTCAGGACTGGATCCTCGCCCAGCGCCAGAAAGTGCTCGGCAAGGCCAACCTCAACCGCGTGCTGTTGCTCGAAGCGCTGCTGGTGCAGTGGGTCGGCCTGCTCGGCCGGCGTTAA
- the acpP gene encoding acyl carrier protein, with the protein MSTIEERVKKIVAEQLGVKEEEVTNSASFVEDLGADSLDTVELVMALEEEFETEIPDEEAERITTVQAAIDYVTAHQA; encoded by the coding sequence ATGAGCACCATCGAAGAGCGCGTCAAGAAAATCGTTGCCGAGCAACTGGGCGTCAAAGAAGAAGAAGTGACCAACTCCGCTTCCTTCGTAGAAGACCTGGGTGCCGATTCCCTTGACACCGTTGAGCTGGTGATGGCTCTGGAAGAGGAATTCGAGACCGAAATCCCGGACGAAGAAGCTGAAAGAATCACTACTGTTCAAGCTGCTATCGACTACGTTACTGCCCACCAGGCGTAA
- a CDS encoding YceD family protein, with protein MLNDPIPPHVDPRKLADRGTSLQGELLLADLERLCDPLSDTVGTVQAKFVFERDERKSVVIHSVIDTEVKMVCQRCLELVTLPIHSECSYAVVKEGANTQSLPKGYDVLELGEDPLDLHALIEEELLLALPIVPAHHPEECQQPAGLDDEPEPSEDEVTRSNPFSVLAQLKRDPNV; from the coding sequence ATGTTGAATGACCCGATTCCACCTCACGTTGACCCGCGCAAATTGGCTGATCGTGGCACCTCCCTTCAAGGTGAGTTGCTGCTGGCCGATTTGGAGAGACTCTGCGACCCGCTTTCCGACACTGTCGGTACGGTCCAGGCTAAATTCGTTTTTGAACGAGATGAACGTAAATCTGTGGTGATCCACAGCGTTATCGACACCGAAGTCAAAATGGTTTGCCAGCGTTGTCTTGAGCTGGTCACCCTGCCGATCCACAGCGAGTGCAGTTATGCTGTGGTGAAGGAGGGTGCGAATACCCAGTCGTTGCCGAAAGGTTATGACGTGCTGGAACTGGGCGAAGATCCTTTGGATCTGCATGCACTGATCGAGGAGGAGCTTTTGCTCGCCTTGCCCATTGTGCCTGCTCATCATCCGGAAGAATGCCAGCAGCCGGCGGGCCTCGATGACGAGCCCGAACCGAGCGAGGACGAGGTAACGCGGTCCAACCCGTTCAGTGTATTGGCGCAGTTAAAGCGTGACCCAAACGTTTAG
- the tmk gene encoding dTMP kinase, which translates to MTGLFMTLEGPEGAGKSTNRDYLAERLRAAGVEVVLTREPGGTPLAERIREVLLTPGDEAMNPDTELLLVFAARAQHLAQVIRPALARGAVVICDRFTDSTYAYQGGGRGLCRERIATLETFVQADLRPDLTLLFDLPVEVGMARASARGRLDRFELEGQGFFDAVRSAFLARAKAEPARYHLLDAAQPLAQVQQAIDALLPTLLERARG; encoded by the coding sequence GTGACTGGCTTGTTTATGACCCTCGAAGGCCCGGAAGGCGCCGGCAAAAGCACCAACCGCGATTACCTGGCCGAGCGCCTGCGTGCCGCAGGCGTTGAAGTGGTGTTGACCCGCGAGCCCGGCGGTACGCCGCTGGCCGAGCGCATCCGTGAGGTACTGCTGACGCCGGGTGACGAGGCGATGAACCCGGACACCGAGCTGCTGCTGGTATTCGCCGCCCGTGCCCAGCATTTGGCCCAGGTGATCCGACCGGCCCTGGCACGTGGGGCCGTGGTGATCTGCGACCGTTTCACCGACTCCACCTACGCCTACCAGGGGGGTGGCCGTGGGTTGTGCCGGGAGCGTATTGCGACGCTGGAAACCTTCGTGCAGGCGGATCTGCGTCCTGATCTGACCCTGTTGTTCGACCTGCCGGTGGAAGTGGGGATGGCCCGTGCCAGCGCCCGCGGCCGCCTGGATCGTTTCGAGCTGGAAGGCCAGGGTTTCTTCGACGCCGTGCGCAGCGCGTTTCTTGCGCGTGCCAAGGCGGAGCCTGCGCGTTACCACCTGCTCGACGCGGCGCAGCCGCTGGCTCAGGTGCAACAAGCCATCGACGCGCTGCTGCCCACCCTTCTGGAGCGCGCCCGTGGCTGA